One genomic region from Spirosoma sp. KCTC 42546 encodes:
- a CDS encoding cytochrome c has product MVKKILKWTSLALGSLVLLLLLFYGIVYAKTEADIHKVYAVTLQPLPIPDDSAEYIAGRHIAEIRGCLGCHGANLATGEVFADEHSPIGYIQATNITSGKGGIQYTDQDWIRALRHGLGKDNRSLWFMPSHEICGLSNQDMAALISYVKKQPPVDKTTPPKSIKPLGRILTFLGEFPLLPAKEIDHTATYVDEVKPAINADYGKYLAVTCTGCHTASYKGAPSRSPEQPPIPDISSTGHLGSWTQQDFVKLFHNGRTPEGRVLSPYMPVKSFTYSDDELKAIYLFLHEVN; this is encoded by the coding sequence ATGGTCAAAAAAATCCTCAAATGGACCAGCCTTGCCCTGGGGAGTCTGGTTCTGCTGCTCCTGCTTTTTTATGGTATTGTCTATGCCAAAACCGAAGCGGATATTCATAAAGTGTATGCGGTAACCCTCCAGCCGCTCCCTATTCCCGACGACTCAGCCGAGTATATCGCTGGCCGACACATTGCCGAGATCCGGGGTTGTCTGGGTTGTCACGGGGCTAATCTGGCAACAGGTGAAGTATTCGCCGATGAACATTCACCAATCGGCTACATCCAGGCCACGAATATTACGAGTGGCAAGGGGGGAATTCAGTACACCGATCAGGACTGGATTCGGGCGCTCCGGCATGGCCTGGGAAAAGACAACAGATCACTCTGGTTTATGCCCTCGCATGAGATCTGCGGCTTGTCGAACCAGGATATGGCCGCCCTGATCAGTTACGTTAAAAAGCAGCCACCAGTCGATAAAACGACTCCACCAAAATCAATCAAGCCACTGGGGCGGATTCTGACGTTTTTGGGTGAGTTTCCGTTGTTGCCCGCCAAAGAAATTGATCATACCGCTACATATGTAGACGAGGTAAAACCGGCCATCAATGCCGATTATGGGAAATACCTGGCCGTGACGTGTACGGGCTGCCATACGGCCAGTTACAAAGGAGCGCCTTCCCGTTCGCCCGAACAACCGCCTATCCCCGACATTTCATCGACCGGCCACCTGGGCAGCTGGACACAGCAGGACTTTGTCAAGTTGTTTCATAATGGGAGAACCCCTGAGGGCCGTGTACTAAGCCCGTATATGCCGGTCAAATCCTTCACGTATTCCGACGATGAATTGAAAGCTATTTATCTGTTTCTGCATGAAGTAAACTGA
- a CDS encoding nuclear transport factor 2 family protein: protein MAIPRHLIEVVYGVFSDNNLSRILPVLDEKIVLYIAENGPAGNEYHGRSGFLTMMSSLYTICENLSVHSLVYFMPENDPQQNAVITTGFFEGKLLADNEPAVVPFVHCWQIKDDRVVELRAFSWDSAKLLNRLQQANRGPNLPPNGHSTANGSNLP, encoded by the coding sequence ATGGCTATTCCCAGGCATTTAATCGAAGTAGTTTACGGTGTTTTTTCGGACAACAACCTAAGCCGAATACTGCCCGTGCTGGATGAGAAAATTGTGCTATATATCGCTGAGAATGGCCCTGCCGGTAATGAATACCATGGCAGAAGTGGTTTTTTAACTATGATGTCCAGCCTTTACACAATTTGTGAAAACCTCAGCGTGCATTCGCTCGTGTATTTCATGCCGGAAAATGATCCCCAACAAAACGCTGTTATTACGACCGGTTTTTTTGAAGGTAAACTTCTGGCAGACAACGAACCCGCTGTTGTTCCTTTTGTCCACTGCTGGCAAATAAAAGATGATCGGGTAGTTGAATTGAGGGCATTTAGCTGGGATTCTGCCAAACTCCTCAACCGATTGCAACAGGCGAATAGAGGCCCTAATCTCCCGCCAAACGGGCATAGTACGGCGAACGGGAGCAACCTGCCCTAA
- a CDS encoding ATP-binding protein translates to MTLSIPSIIRTLVCLMSLLASSGSLRAQSFRLPQPQVITDRQGLPQAFVPSILQDKQGFIWVATRDGLCRYDGQRFKVFQPDPDGRPSLSFAGLNQLELDRHGRIWILSERMDIDVFDPRTETFTNISRQAAFRRLVKPGTAYKFRIDRQDRLWLVVFGTGILCWDVAKKQGQWFRHQPRQAASLITNSVNDLLEGADGTIWLATSNGLDRFEEASHRFTHIRHQPGQAQSLPEDSLGAVRLRPTGELMLFSRYYLTLLQPRTGQLRSYRLPAQGNDWLGAHTAIDRQGTVYFGRIQNLFRFTDQQGVQLVAHWDQPNDECRSLLVDRTNVLWMGTTGAGIRTYNLQPSPFQKHRYQHEFYWDLLTRDSLGLPPVPPAVLASLRGLINYNFRSTFDRAGCFWFNVGTSDLYRLDRETGQAGHFPLPIRLRYLDGSTMIPFPMTTDPKGRVWAVYHSTAFWFDEPTRRWNRFPYPIPISLSSGPITELVVDEQALWLASQVGGLWRLDRHNGEIRQFVNRPGDATSLSSNTLYCLSADPADGNRLWIGTFGSGLCLFDKRTGRFRRFTQAQGLPNNVVYSALADRYGYLWMGTNKGLCRMNRRSFTTQTFTRDDGIMADEFNRYHYVRFPEGNILMGGLEGFTLFNTRQIGQDTFEPRVELTELQVNNQIVQPDLPEPDGTDATTSANRSLVETSVLGTLPIQATSQLTLAHNQNYLTVQFAALQFNRPAKNRYRYRLEGLEDAWKETNRPEANYTNLPPGDYVLLLNTSNTSDRWSRYVRKLAITIQPPFWATWWAYGLYALIGLSMAWALLQVYLNRIRLNQTIQLRQQEADQLRAVDTMKSNFFTNITHEFRTPLALILGPTEQMASENPGPKNRRRLQTIEQNAHQLLGLINQLLDLSKLEASVMPIHESRGNLTEFVQHWLNPLTDQAAMQGLHLTFTSEVTGDYWFDAEKLERIVYNLTANALKFTKAGTITVTLTEASGPIRLTVADTGVGISAQDLPHIFDRFYQVSNTADRVSHRSVQGVGPDQSGTGSASDTTATPGTGIGLALVQELVLLQGGHISVESQLNQGTTFVVELPYRRVDASDNAPDGATHWHRETSDDIGEASDESDHPRLLVVEDNDELARFIAESLPRNYRIQRAVNGQDGLKQALEQMPDLILSDVMMPLMDGFTLCNQLKADLRTSHIPVILLTAKSSVENRLAGLSLGADDYLTKPFQITELQLRVRNQLVSKQRQREWVQASLRNPDPASPPPSPETTDPFLIRLYALFEANLSDSGFGLDQLMRELGMSRTNLFRKVKALTGLTAHELLRNYRLKQAAQLLRSNVSVSETAYQVGFESAAYFSKCFRELYQQSPSEFAAQA, encoded by the coding sequence ATGACTCTATCCATACCGTCAATTATACGTACACTGGTCTGTCTGATGAGCCTGCTGGCCTCATCGGGCAGTCTGCGAGCGCAGTCGTTTCGCTTACCCCAGCCTCAGGTCATTACCGACCGCCAGGGACTACCCCAGGCCTTTGTGCCCTCCATTCTTCAGGATAAACAGGGATTTATCTGGGTCGCCACCCGCGATGGCCTCTGTCGCTACGATGGCCAGCGGTTTAAGGTTTTTCAACCCGACCCCGACGGACGCCCCTCGCTCTCCTTTGCCGGACTCAACCAACTTGAACTGGATCGGCACGGACGCATCTGGATCCTTTCCGAGCGGATGGATATCGATGTCTTCGACCCACGGACGGAAACTTTTACCAATATCTCCCGGCAGGCCGCCTTTCGCCGACTGGTCAAACCCGGCACTGCGTATAAGTTTCGCATTGACCGACAGGATCGGCTCTGGTTAGTAGTGTTTGGCACTGGCATTCTTTGCTGGGATGTGGCCAAAAAACAGGGGCAGTGGTTCCGTCACCAACCCCGGCAAGCTGCTTCTCTTATTACCAACTCGGTAAACGATCTTCTGGAAGGAGCGGATGGGACGATTTGGCTGGCTACGTCAAACGGGCTCGACCGATTCGAAGAAGCCAGCCATCGGTTTACCCACATTCGACACCAGCCGGGCCAGGCCCAGTCGCTGCCCGAAGATTCGTTAGGCGCCGTTCGGCTTCGACCGACCGGCGAGCTTATGCTCTTTTCCAGGTACTATCTGACCCTGCTACAGCCCCGTACAGGCCAGTTGCGTTCCTATCGATTACCCGCCCAGGGGAACGATTGGCTAGGCGCTCATACGGCCATCGACCGGCAGGGAACGGTCTATTTCGGTCGGATACAGAACCTGTTTCGGTTTACCGACCAACAGGGTGTCCAACTCGTGGCCCACTGGGACCAGCCCAACGATGAGTGCCGGAGTTTGCTCGTTGATCGGACCAATGTCTTATGGATGGGCACCACGGGAGCTGGTATCCGCACCTACAATCTTCAGCCGAGCCCGTTTCAGAAGCACCGGTATCAACATGAATTTTATTGGGACCTGCTCACCCGCGATTCGCTGGGACTACCCCCCGTTCCCCCAGCGGTACTGGCCAGCCTGCGGGGATTGATCAACTATAATTTTCGATCGACCTTCGACCGGGCCGGCTGTTTCTGGTTCAATGTAGGCACCTCGGACCTCTACCGGCTGGATCGGGAAACGGGCCAGGCCGGGCATTTCCCCTTGCCTATCCGCTTGCGCTACTTGGACGGGAGTACAATGATCCCGTTCCCCATGACCACCGATCCAAAGGGCCGCGTTTGGGCGGTGTATCACTCCACGGCGTTCTGGTTCGATGAGCCGACCCGGCGCTGGAACCGGTTTCCCTACCCAATTCCTATCAGCTTATCTTCGGGTCCCATTACCGAACTGGTGGTCGATGAGCAGGCGCTCTGGCTGGCCAGTCAGGTGGGGGGACTCTGGCGGCTCGACCGCCACAATGGCGAGATCCGGCAATTTGTCAACCGGCCCGGCGATGCCACCTCCCTGAGCAGTAATACCTTGTACTGCCTGTCGGCCGATCCCGCTGATGGCAATCGGCTATGGATTGGTACCTTTGGTAGTGGGTTGTGTCTATTCGATAAACGAACGGGGCGGTTTCGCCGGTTTACCCAGGCTCAGGGTCTACCCAACAACGTCGTCTACTCGGCTCTGGCCGACCGCTATGGGTATTTGTGGATGGGTACCAACAAAGGCTTATGCCGGATGAACCGCCGGAGCTTTACCACCCAAACCTTTACGCGGGATGACGGTATTATGGCCGACGAGTTTAACCGCTACCACTACGTCCGGTTCCCCGAGGGAAACATCCTGATGGGTGGTCTGGAAGGATTCACCCTATTCAATACCCGCCAGATCGGTCAGGATACTTTTGAGCCACGAGTTGAATTAACCGAGCTTCAGGTAAACAATCAGATTGTTCAGCCTGATCTGCCAGAACCAGACGGCACAGACGCCACGACGTCCGCCAACCGATCCTTAGTGGAAACCTCCGTACTGGGTACGTTACCTATCCAGGCTACTAGCCAGCTCACTCTGGCGCATAACCAGAATTACCTGACCGTTCAATTTGCCGCCCTGCAATTTAATCGACCCGCCAAAAACCGGTATCGCTACCGCCTGGAAGGTCTGGAAGATGCCTGGAAGGAGACGAACCGGCCCGAGGCTAATTATACCAACCTGCCACCGGGCGATTATGTCTTGTTGCTCAATACATCCAACACCTCGGATCGATGGAGCCGGTACGTGCGCAAACTGGCCATTACCATTCAGCCGCCCTTCTGGGCCACCTGGTGGGCCTACGGGTTGTACGCCCTGATCGGTTTAAGCATGGCCTGGGCTTTACTTCAGGTGTACCTGAATCGAATCCGACTCAACCAAACCATTCAGCTCCGCCAGCAGGAAGCCGACCAGCTCAGGGCCGTCGATACGATGAAGTCCAACTTCTTTACCAACATCACCCACGAGTTTCGGACACCCCTGGCGCTGATTCTGGGTCCCACCGAACAGATGGCCAGCGAGAATCCGGGCCCTAAAAATCGGCGAAGACTGCAAACGATCGAACAGAACGCCCATCAACTCCTGGGCCTGATCAATCAACTGCTGGACCTGTCCAAGCTGGAAGCCAGCGTCATGCCCATCCACGAGTCGAGAGGGAACCTCACTGAGTTTGTCCAGCACTGGCTCAATCCTTTAACTGATCAGGCCGCCATGCAGGGACTCCATCTGACATTTACGTCTGAGGTAACGGGCGATTACTGGTTCGACGCCGAAAAGCTGGAACGGATTGTTTATAACCTGACGGCCAACGCGCTGAAGTTCACCAAAGCTGGCACGATTACCGTAACGTTGACAGAAGCGTCGGGGCCTATCCGACTGACCGTTGCCGATACGGGCGTTGGCATTTCGGCTCAGGACCTGCCTCACATTTTCGATCGCTTTTACCAAGTGAGTAATACAGCTGATCGGGTATCTCACCGGTCCGTCCAGGGAGTTGGCCCCGACCAGAGCGGAACCGGTTCGGCAAGCGATACAACCGCTACGCCGGGTACGGGCATTGGTCTGGCGCTGGTGCAGGAACTGGTTCTGTTACAGGGGGGGCACATTTCAGTCGAGAGCCAGCTAAACCAGGGCACTACGTTTGTGGTGGAGTTGCCCTACCGCCGGGTTGATGCGTCGGACAATGCACCGGACGGAGCTACCCACTGGCACCGGGAAACCAGCGACGACATCGGGGAAGCCTCGGATGAATCAGATCATCCCCGCTTGCTCGTGGTGGAGGATAATGATGAGCTGGCTCGCTTCATTGCCGAAAGTCTGCCCCGCAACTACCGCATCCAGCGGGCCGTCAATGGTCAGGATGGCCTGAAGCAAGCCTTGGAGCAGATGCCTGATCTGATTCTCTCGGATGTGATGATGCCGCTGATGGACGGTTTCACGCTCTGTAATCAACTGAAAGCCGACCTGCGTACCAGCCATATTCCCGTTATTCTGCTAACGGCCAAGTCGTCGGTGGAGAATCGGCTGGCGGGGCTCTCGCTGGGGGCCGATGACTACCTGACCAAGCCTTTTCAGATCACGGAGCTTCAACTCCGGGTGCGCAATCAGCTGGTGAGTAAACAGCGGCAACGGGAGTGGGTACAGGCCAGTCTGCGTAATCCTGATCCGGCTTCCCCTCCGCCATCTCCCGAAACCACAGACCCGTTTCTGATTCGCTTATACGCCCTGTTTGAGGCCAACCTGAGCGATTCGGGCTTTGGCCTCGACCAACTGATGCGTGAACTGGGCATGAGCCGCACCAACCTGTTCCGCAAAGTAAAAGCCCTGACGGGACTGACGGCCCATGAACTGCTCCGCAATTACCGCCTGAAACAAGCCGCCCAGCTACTACGCTCCAATGTTTCAGTGAGCGAAACTGCCTATCAGGTGGGCTTCGAGAGTGCGGCCTACTTCAGTAAATGTTTTCGGGAACTGTATCAGCAGAGCCCCAGTGAATTTGCCGCTCAAGCCTGA
- a CDS encoding short chain dehydrogenase — MNVLLIGASGTIGTAVAQLFTKQGFTLIGASRSTQPGVDFTSLASIDAFYEPIGELDALVITGGDAAFGPLDQLTDAQIELTLSSKLMGQINMVRKGIARLRPKGVLVMTGGMLAYTPWPGTSLVAMVNAGLEGFVRAAALDMTQGRRLVIVHPPLVAETAGLFGLDGTQYPTAATVASAYLEAVESGQNGTAVFVSGYAPANISGLTDSSTDDQESRNPGLTNYVI; from the coding sequence ATGAACGTCCTACTGATCGGAGCCTCGGGCACCATTGGCACAGCCGTCGCTCAACTCTTTACCAAGCAGGGGTTTACACTTATCGGAGCATCCCGTTCTACGCAGCCCGGCGTTGACTTTACCAGCCTGGCCAGTATCGATGCCTTTTACGAGCCGATCGGCGAGTTGGATGCCCTAGTGATTACGGGTGGTGATGCGGCCTTTGGTCCCCTGGATCAACTGACCGATGCCCAGATAGAACTGACGCTATCAAGCAAGCTGATGGGCCAGATTAACATGGTACGTAAAGGAATCGCCAGGTTGCGGCCCAAAGGTGTGTTGGTGATGACGGGGGGCATGCTGGCCTATACGCCCTGGCCCGGAACGTCGCTGGTGGCCATGGTCAATGCCGGTCTGGAAGGCTTTGTCCGGGCGGCTGCCCTGGACATGACCCAGGGCCGAAGACTGGTGATTGTTCATCCCCCGCTTGTGGCCGAAACGGCTGGTTTATTTGGTCTGGATGGCACCCAATACCCAACGGCGGCCACTGTAGCCAGCGCTTATCTGGAAGCCGTGGAGAGCGGCCAGAATGGAACGGCAGTTTTTGTAAGCGGCTACGCTCCAGCCAATATCTCTGGCCTGACTGATAGTAGTACCGATGATCAGGAGAGCCGTAATCCTGGTCTGACCAACTACGTTATTTAA
- a CDS encoding Na+/H+ antiporter translates to MHPLETVLLLLIFVIGLALIARRLHLVFPIVLTVGGLLIGFIPGLPNVGLDSSVVLLVFLPPILYSAAWYTNWSDFRRNLEPVVVLALGLVLATSVGIAYVAQSVIPGFTLATGLLLGAIVSPSDAVAATAIMKTLAVPRKIVAILEGESLVNDATALVLFQLALATMNTGRFSLTSSLLDFIWLAGGGVGTGLVIGYLSFWLHKYGNLEPALETVLTFVTAYSAYIAAEHLQLSGVLSVVTAGLLLGHKQSSVHSPTTRMQAVAVWDFVVVLLNGLIFILIGLQLPHVVASIKGQSLGQLAWFGLLISLTAVAIRFLGIFIADTVSTRIRKVLHLAPVFPSYKHTTLLAYISMRGIVSLAAALSIPERLPNGLPCPGRNLILFITFCVILFTLVGQGSMLPVVIRALQFGQPSTDYLSRREIRKRLSRKALTVIHRVIDQEGLSGDTVQEIIDRHQERVDALEGSDSAKTLSQHQLSQKLTLSSLQAQRAELLSLRDDQLIDVDLFHELENELDREEIQLQRADA, encoded by the coding sequence ATGCATCCACTCGAAACGGTTCTACTGCTACTGATTTTTGTTATCGGGCTGGCGCTGATAGCCCGGCGACTACATCTGGTCTTTCCGATAGTACTGACGGTAGGCGGCTTGCTTATTGGCTTTATTCCCGGCCTGCCAAACGTAGGGTTAGATTCCTCGGTTGTGCTGCTGGTTTTTTTACCACCCATTCTCTACAGTGCGGCCTGGTATACCAACTGGAGCGACTTTCGCCGAAATTTAGAGCCTGTCGTTGTGCTCGCCCTGGGCTTGGTGCTGGCAACCAGCGTGGGTATAGCGTACGTAGCGCAATCGGTTATTCCCGGCTTTACGCTGGCTACGGGCTTACTACTGGGAGCTATCGTTTCGCCTTCCGATGCCGTAGCCGCTACAGCGATTATGAAGACGCTGGCAGTTCCCCGAAAAATTGTCGCTATTCTCGAAGGCGAAAGTCTGGTTAATGATGCAACCGCATTAGTACTCTTTCAACTGGCTCTGGCCACCATGAATACCGGGCGCTTTTCATTGACCAGTTCGCTACTGGATTTCATTTGGTTAGCCGGGGGCGGAGTTGGTACCGGACTTGTTATTGGTTATTTATCGTTCTGGTTGCACAAGTACGGCAATCTGGAGCCCGCGCTGGAAACAGTGCTGACGTTTGTGACGGCTTACTCGGCTTATATTGCCGCAGAACATCTTCAGTTAAGCGGGGTACTTAGTGTGGTTACGGCGGGATTATTGTTAGGCCATAAGCAGTCAAGCGTACATAGCCCAACCACACGGATGCAGGCAGTAGCGGTCTGGGACTTTGTCGTTGTGCTGCTGAATGGGCTAATCTTTATTTTGATTGGGTTGCAACTGCCGCATGTGGTGGCTTCAATCAAAGGGCAGTCGCTGGGGCAACTCGCCTGGTTCGGATTACTCATTAGTTTGACCGCTGTGGCAATCCGCTTCCTGGGAATCTTTATTGCGGATACAGTTTCTACCCGGATACGAAAGGTGTTGCACCTTGCGCCTGTGTTTCCGTCTTACAAACACACGACGCTGTTGGCGTATATCAGCATGCGGGGCATTGTATCCCTGGCGGCTGCCCTGTCGATACCTGAACGACTTCCTAATGGCCTGCCATGCCCCGGCCGGAATCTAATCCTGTTTATTACGTTTTGTGTGATCCTCTTTACGCTGGTCGGGCAGGGGAGTATGCTACCTGTTGTGATTCGGGCTTTACAATTCGGTCAGCCGTCCACCGACTATTTATCCCGCCGGGAGATCCGTAAACGGCTTTCCCGTAAAGCGCTGACGGTGATTCATCGTGTAATTGATCAGGAAGGGCTTAGCGGAGACACTGTCCAGGAAATCATTGACCGACATCAGGAACGCGTTGATGCGCTTGAAGGAAGCGATTCCGCTAAGACGTTGTCTCAGCATCAACTCAGTCAAAAACTGACTTTATCATCCCTTCAGGCGCAACGGGCTGAGTTATTATCCTTACGGGACGACCAATTGATTGATGTAGACTTGTTCCATGAATTAGAAAACGAACTGGATCGGGAAGAGATACAGTTGCAACGAGCTGATGCATAA
- a CDS encoding PLP-dependent cysteine synthase family protein gives MHTIFQYPQRFTQVADDVSSPATTLTPAVQKKFERLWHLVGNTPMLEVFYTDQGQPRSLYVKCEQYNLTGSMKDRMALHVLYQAYREGRIRPGDRIVEATSGSTGIAFSAIGQALGHPVTIIMPAGVSQERIDIIRSLGADVVLFTKEEGGFMGAIHRSEAMAACDPRIFLPRQFANTDNTEAHRLTTGNEIWRQLESVDVIPDAFVAGVGTGGTVMGVGRYLKSRNPAIRVHPLEAAESPTLSVGYKTGTHRIQGFFDEFVPGILQLDELDHVVQASDGDAILMAQQLACQLGIAVGISSGANLVGAIKLQQRMGPKARVVTVLCDCNKKYLSTDLVRKEPIRPGYIAPNIAFTDYRPIGRLLADRPGVF, from the coding sequence ATGCACACCATTTTTCAATATCCTCAGCGGTTTACGCAGGTTGCGGATGACGTTTCGTCACCAGCCACGACGCTGACGCCCGCTGTTCAGAAAAAGTTTGAACGGCTTTGGCACCTGGTCGGCAACACGCCCATGCTGGAAGTATTTTACACGGATCAGGGGCAGCCTCGTTCGCTCTACGTTAAATGTGAGCAATACAACCTGACCGGCAGCATGAAAGACCGCATGGCGCTTCATGTCCTGTATCAGGCGTATCGGGAAGGCAGGATCCGTCCGGGCGACCGGATTGTGGAAGCCACCAGCGGCAGTACAGGGATTGCCTTCTCGGCCATAGGCCAGGCGTTGGGGCACCCTGTTACCATTATCATGCCCGCCGGTGTTAGCCAGGAACGGATTGACATCATTCGAAGTCTGGGAGCCGACGTCGTGCTGTTCACCAAAGAAGAAGGCGGGTTTATGGGCGCCATTCACCGGTCAGAAGCGATGGCCGCCTGCGACCCACGTATTTTTTTGCCCCGCCAGTTCGCCAATACCGATAACACGGAAGCCCACCGCCTGACCACAGGCAACGAAATCTGGCGCCAGCTGGAAAGCGTAGACGTTATACCGGATGCCTTTGTGGCCGGGGTCGGTACGGGGGGGACGGTCATGGGGGTAGGCCGTTACCTGAAATCCCGAAACCCGGCCATTCGCGTTCATCCGCTCGAAGCCGCTGAATCGCCCACGCTATCGGTCGGCTACAAAACCGGAACGCACCGGATTCAGGGCTTCTTTGATGAGTTCGTTCCCGGTATTCTACAGCTAGACGAACTGGATCATGTGGTGCAGGCCAGCGATGGCGACGCTATCCTGATGGCTCAGCAACTGGCCTGCCAATTGGGTATCGCCGTAGGGATTTCGTCGGGAGCCAACCTGGTCGGTGCCATTAAGCTACAACAGAGAATGGGCCCAAAAGCCCGTGTGGTGACGGTTCTGTGCGATTGCAACAAAAAATACCTAAGCACCGACCTGGTTCGGAAAGAACCCATCAGACCCGGCTATATCGCCCCCAACATTGCGTTCACGGATTATCGCCCCATCGGCCGCTTGCTGGCAGACCGACCGGGTGTATTTTAA
- a CDS encoding alpha/beta fold hydrolase, with amino-acid sequence MSKITVKDGTEIFYKDWGTGQPIMFHHGWPLSGDDWDTQLMFFVARGFRVIAHDRRGHGRSSHTSEGHNMDTYVADVAELVQFLDLKDAIHIGHSTGGGEVIHYVAKHGQGRVAKAVLISAVTPLMVQTEANPDGVPMSVFDEIREGTAKHRPQYFQDFTIPFYGYNREGATISQGIRDNWWRQGMMGSIKAHHDGIKAFSETDFTEDLKGVDIPVLVLHGEDDQIVPFPISGAKAVKLLKHGKLISYPGFPHGMPTTEADTINADLLAFINS; translated from the coding sequence ATGAGCAAGATCACAGTAAAAGACGGTACCGAAATTTTTTACAAAGACTGGGGAACAGGACAGCCTATTATGTTTCACCACGGCTGGCCTTTATCGGGCGATGACTGGGACACACAATTAATGTTCTTCGTAGCGCGTGGATTTCGCGTGATTGCCCATGATCGCCGGGGGCATGGCCGTTCATCGCACACATCTGAGGGTCATAATATGGACACGTATGTCGCCGATGTGGCAGAACTGGTCCAATTTCTTGATTTAAAAGATGCGATCCACATTGGCCATTCAACGGGCGGTGGCGAGGTGATTCATTATGTGGCCAAACATGGACAGGGCCGGGTTGCTAAAGCGGTGCTGATAAGTGCGGTTACACCCCTAATGGTCCAGACAGAAGCCAACCCTGACGGTGTTCCGATGTCGGTATTTGACGAAATACGGGAAGGAACGGCTAAACACCGCCCCCAATATTTCCAGGATTTTACGATTCCATTTTATGGATACAATCGGGAGGGGGCAACCATCTCGCAGGGCATTCGGGATAACTGGTGGCGTCAGGGCATGATGGGAAGCATAAAAGCCCATCATGATGGTATCAAGGCTTTTTCAGAAACCGATTTTACGGAAGATCTAAAAGGTGTGGATATACCAGTTCTGGTCCTGCATGGCGAAGATGACCAGATCGTTCCGTTCCCCATTTCCGGGGCAAAAGCGGTTAAATTGCTAAAACACGGGAAATTAATTTCGTACCCGGGCTTTCCCCATGGTATGCCCACCACTGAAGCGGATACCATTAATGCGGACCTACTGGCTTTTATTAATTCATAA